The DNA region GCATGTACAATGTAAAAAATGTGTACATGATCCCTGAAATAATGATGCGCCAGGGTATTTTAGAATACATAAAGAAGAGAACCGGGACATCGAATCATAATTTAGATTACACATGGAGGAACTTTGTTGAGAATATAAAGAATCCGGCAGAATCGGTTGACATTGCAATAGTTGGCAAGTACATAGAGCTCCAGGATGCATATATAAGCCACAAGGAGGCATTTTCACATGTAACAGGAAACACTGGAATATCGGTTAACATACACTGGGTTGATGCTGATAAGCTCTTAAACAGTACACATGATCTTAAAAATGTTGATGGCATACTTGTCCCGGGCGGCTTCGGCTACCGCGGTGTTGAGGGAAAGATCATAGCCGCAAGGTATGCCAGGGAGAATAGAATACCATATTTAGGCATATGCCTTGGATTCCAGGTTTCTGTAATAGAAATATCAAGGTCATTGCTTGGATTAAAGGGTGCAAACAGCACAGAATTTGATAATAATACCGATTATCCTGTAATAGATATACTTCCGGAGCAGAGCAATATAAGCGATCTTGGCGGCACAATGCGCCTTGGCTCAAAAAAGGTATTAATAAAAGATGGAACCCTCGCAAAAAACATTTATAAATCAGATATAATATACGAGAGGCACAGGCACAGGTACGAGGTAAACCCGGATTACATAGAAAGACTGGAGGATTCAGGTGTGATATTCTCCGGAACAGACGATGAAAAGATACGCATGGAGATACTCGAGTTATCAGACCGTGATAATTACATAGCAACACAGTACCATGCAGAGTTTAAATCCAGACCATTGAACCCATCGAAAGTGCACATGCACCTTGTGCTGAAGGCCCTCGAATACAGGAGGAATATTTATGAAAGAAACACTTCAGGAATTAGTAGATAAGGCAAATAATAAGATAAAGGATGACCCAAAGTACGCTGATAAGCTTAAAAATGTAAATAAAACAATAACAATAACATTCGATGATAAGGAAACATACCATTTTAAGGTTGAGAACGGCCATATAACAAACCCGGAGGAGGGAAAGGTCCCTGCGGACATTGAGGTAAGTGTCTCATCAGAGAACTTTAAAAAGATATTAAACAAGGAAATGAATGCAATGGATGCATATTTAAATAAAAAGATTATAATAAAATCGTCTCTAATGGATAAGTTATTATTAAGTGATCTATTAAAGTAGTGATGATAGATCACTCCCTTTTTGATTACAATGAAAGATTAAGAAAGGAAACATATGAATGCTATGAAATAGCAAAAAAGGCAAGGGCCATGGGCCTTGATGTCTCAGATGAGGTTGAGATACCCATTGCAAATGACATGGCCGAACGCGTTGAGGAATTAATACATATAAGCGGCATTGCAGGTGAGATTAGAGAGCTTTCAAAATCCATGTCCAGGGAGGAATTATCTCTTCATATATCAAAAAAGGTTGCATCACTTTTAAAGGATAACAGGGTTGAGGCACTTGACAAGGCTGTCCGTGTTGGTCTTGCGATTTTAACAGAGGGCATACTTGTGGCCCCACTTGAGGGCATAAAGGATGTAAAGATAAATAAAAATGATGACGGGACAGAATACGTTTCAATTGTTTATTCAGGACCGATAAGAAGTGCCGGCGGCACGGCGCAGGCATTAAGCGTGCTTATCGCAGATATAGTTAGAAGGGAATTAAACATAGGATCATTTTCGCCCACAGATGATGAGATTGAGAGATACATAGAGGAAGTAGAGGCATACAATAGATTAAAGCATCTGCAATACATGCCAACACCTGATGAGATAAGACTTGTTTTAAAGAATTCTCCTGTAATGATAGATGGCGAGGGCAGCGAGGAAGAAGAGGTATCAGGCCACAGGGATATGAAGAGGATAACAACGAACAGGATAAGGGGTGGCATGTGCCTTGTACTCTGCGAGGGTTTAATACAGAAGGCAAAAAAGGTGCTAAAATACACAAATGTAATGCATCTAAATGAATGGAATATCCTTGAGAACATAGGAAAGAATAAAAGCGATGAGAAAACAGAGAACAAGTCCGAGAAATACTTAAAGGATATTATAGCCGGCAGGCCCGTCTTCGGTTACCCGAACAGGCCAGGTGGCTTCAGATTAAGATATGGCCGTTCAAGGATTTCAGGACTTGCAGCTGCTTCGATAAATCCTGTTACCATGAAGGTTCTAAACGATTTTATTGCCATAGGGTCCCAGATAAAGGTTGAGCTGCCAGGAAAGGCCGCGGCTATAACACCATGCGATTCAATAAATGGCCCGATGGTCTTAACAAGATCCGGGGATCATATAAAGGTAAAAAGCATTGAGCAGGCGGAGAAGATAAAAAACGATATAGAAAGAATAACAGATCTTGGCGAGATATTAATTGCATACGGAGACTTTCTTGAAAACAATAGAAACCTCGATTTATCTCCGTTTACAAGGGAGTGGTGGGAGTACTATTTAAATGATGAGCTGTCAATTTATAAAAGCAGGGATCCGGACCAGTTCGATGCGGTTAATATATCAAGGAAATATAAGATACCAATGTTTCCAGGATACGATTACTTCTGGCATGATATCACAATGGAGGAGCTTAATTTATTAATAAATGCAATAGCAAATGGAATTATAAATGATGATTCCATGATGCTTGATGCCTCAGTCTCCGAGATATTAATAAAGCTCGGCATTGAATTTAAAAAGCATAATAATAAATTAATTCTGCATGAGTACTATCCATTAATTGTATCCTGCGGCTTTGATTTAATCAATGAAAAAATTGTAAAGGTAAGTGATGAAAGGAAAAACGACGTTTTAGGCACAGTTAATGCCCTTTCAGGCATTGAGATAAAGCCAAGGGCTCCGGTGCGTGTTGGTGCCAGGCTTGGAAGGCCGGAAAAGGCCGGAGATAGAAAGATGAAGCCAAAGGTTCATGGACTGTTTCCATTAATGAACTATGGCGGTTCGACAAGATCAATAATAAACGCCGCAAGATCCGGCTCAATCATGGATATCGAGCTCGGTGCAAGGATATGCAGGGTATGCGGCACCGAGACCCCATTCGTAAGATGCCCGAAATGTGGCATGCCAACAGAGGATTCTGATTCAGAGAAAAAATTTAAGATAGACATATCAAAGGCTCTTGATGATGCAGCCTTAAGGGTTTCCACGGACATTGGCACCATAAAGGAATTAAAGGGCGTTAAAAAGTTAATGTCAAGGAGATCAGTAATTGAACCACTGGAAAAGGCCATATTAAGGGCAAAGCACGGCATATCAATAAATAAGGATGGAACATGCCGCTATGATATGTCAGATATACCTATAACACATTTCAAATACAATGAGATATCATTAACAAGGCAAAGGCTCATGGAGCTTGGATACAGTGATTCTGATATAAATGAGATATATCCACAGGATATAATCATACCAAGGGACGCTGCCTCATACCTTTTAAATGTTTCAAAGTTTATCGACGATCTGCTTGTCAATTATTATGGCCTTGGACCTTATTACATGTGCAACAGCGAGGATGACCTCATAGGCCATCTTGTAATAGGGCTTGCGCCTCACACATCTGGAGGTATAGTTGGCAGAATCATAGGATTTTCGGATGTTAATGGTTGCTATGCACATCCATTCTTCCATGCTGCAAAGAGAAGGAACTGCGATGGTGATGAGGATAGCATAATGCTGCTTTTGGATGGATTATTAAACTTTTCAAAGAAGTACCTGCCATCAACAACAGGCGGCCTTATGGATGCACCGCTGGTTCTAACGCTCATACTTGATCCAGAGGAGATCGATAAGGAGGCACTAAACGTTGACACACTGCAAAGGTATCCTCTCGATTTTTATATTGCCACTGAGAAGAATGCACCTCCGGCAAGCATAGAAAACATGATGAAGACCATGAAAGTTTTGATAAGGGATGGAAGGTACACAGGGATTTCATATTCCTTTGATACAGGTGATATATCATCCGGTACCAGGCTTTCAGCATATAAAACAATAGGCTCAATGGAGGAAAAGATAGAAAAGCAGCTGGGCCTTGCAAGGATATTAAGATCTGTTGATGAAAACGATGTTGCAGCCCGTGTGCTATCATCACATTTCCTTCCTGATATATATGGAAATTTCAGAAGCTTCTTTACCCAGGAATTTAGATGCACAAAATGCAATGCCAAGTACCGCAGGGTTCCCCTCTCAGGAAGATGCCTGAGATGTGGTTCATCGAATATAATATTAACAATACATCACGGCAGCATAGTAAAGTACCTTAATGAAACAAAGAAGGTAATGAACGAATATAAATTGCCTGATTACCTGGTTTTTAGAATAAACAGGTTATTGGAGCAGATAGAGAGCACATTTGACATTGAAAATGGCAATGACACTACCCTTGATGCATTAATTGAAAATGAATAGAAATATTTATATAACAATTTATTTATTTTAGATTGTGGATTACAGGCATGATTTGATCATAAAGCTTTACGATGCGCTCATAAAGAATGGTTTTAATGTATCAGAGCCTGATTTATACGGCCTTGTTACCTTTGATCTAATATGCAGGCGTAATGATGAAAAGTACATAATAAAGGTTTTATATAATATAGACACGTTCAGCAGGCTTAGCATATCATCTTTAATGGCCATGGCCAGCGTTACAAAATCAAGCATAATAGTAATAGGTGAAAAGAGCGGTAGCGGGAGGCTTGAGGATGGAATACTATATTACAGGCATCATATACCAATAATGTCATTTAAAACGTTTATTGATTACATAAACGGTGAGAGCCCATATATATATTCTGCGCCAGGTGGATACTATGTATCCATAGACGGGGATAAGATGAGAAGGATAAGGGAGTTAAAGGGTTACTCTGTTGGATATTTATCATCAAAGCTTGGCATATCAAGGAGATCAATATCACTTTACGAATCAGGAAGCTCTGCAACCATAGACATCTATTTAAAGCTTGAGGAAACACTTGGCGAGGATCTGACAAAGGACATAGATATAAGAAACGAAAAATATGATTATAATATAAAGGACGATATAAAGGATGTTTTTATAAGGGAAACGTTCCAGATGCTTTCAGCACTTGGCTATTCCTATGAATACATAAAGAAATCCCCATTTGATGGATTTTCATATGATCCTGAAACCATGTTCATGCTTGGTATATTTAATAATTACATGGAAAATGAGAGGATAATCTCAATAAAAAAGATCAGCCAGGTTTTAAATAACATACCATTGATTATACAAAAGGAGTATACTGAAAAGGAGAATATCTATGGATGCCCTGTTGTCTCAATATCTGAGTTAAGGAGCATGGGCAGCATGTCCGCATTTAAAAAATTAATAGAGAAGAGATACAGTTACGATTAATATGGCCAGGGAGGATTATATAAGAAACAATGTCCTGCTCTTTGCGGGCATAAAGGGATTGATTGAGGATGGAAACGAATTAAGGAAGGATCTGCTGTTCTTCAGGCCAGAGATTATATATATAACGCTATCAAAAGAGGAGATAGATGGCCTGAGATACTTTATTAAAAATCCCTTTGAGATGACCCTTTCAGATTACGAGATATTATACGGTGTTAATTTATCAAGATACGGCGAGGTTATGACGCCGCCACCGACATACATAGAGGCCGTTAAATATGCCGATGAAAATGATATAGAAATAGAACCCTTGGATATGAATGAGGAATTATATGAAAGGGAGTACTCAAACAGCATTAAAACGTTTGATTTAATAATGCATTCTTTAAGAAAGCGCAGGATAAAGAACAAGATATTCAGGGCAGACAGTGCCGAGGAATTCGTTGATCTATGGAACAGCTATGTTGATTTGCATGGGTTTAAAAGGCTTTACATGAAAAGGCTTGATTATATAAGAACCGGTATAGACAATGCATTAAAAAACTCTGATAAAAGGATAATGATAATCATTGATTATGATTTCTATAAAGACATTAAAAAATCTTATATGTAATAGTATTCACCCTTTTCCTTCTGCTCCCTGTCCAGTGCACTGTCCGTTTTGTTTATTCTTGGCCTCTTGGTTATCTCGTCCCTTCTAAATGTAACGCCTATGTCCTTTAAAAATAAATTCATGCCGGATCTCATGTCCATCGGGCCAAATGACTCGCCGCTCCTTCCAGGGGAGCCCTTAAAAACGATCAGTGCGTCTGATATGAGATCGATTAGATATATATCATGATCGACAACTATTGCACTTTTTTTGCTGTTTTCTATTGCACGCCTTATAATCTTTGCAACGTTGATTCTATAAGATGCATCAAGATGCGCGGAGGGCTCGTCTATTAGATAAAGATCGGCGTCCAGTGATAGCGTTAACGCTATGGAAAGCCTTTGCAGCTCGCCGCCTGAAAGATCGCTGACGTTCTTCTCGTGAAGCTCCTCTATGTTTAACGGAAACATGATCTCGTTTATTATAAATGGATCCGAAAGCCTCTCCTTTAATGTGTTTGAAAGCATCTCGTAAACTGTGCCATCGTAATCAGATGATATGTACTGTGGTTTGTATGCAACTTTTACCTGTTTATTCACAGATCCATTATCAGGGGTTACAACACCTGCAAGCATCTTAACAAACGTGGTCTTTCCAAGTGCGTTTTCACCAAGAATGCCTATAATTTCCTCACGGTTAATGAATCCTGGGTTTATTCTTAGCTCAAAGGTCTTGTATCTTTTATAAAGCGATTCCCATGATGATGCCTGAACTGAGACATTTGTCCTCTTGCTTGATTTTACCGAGAACTCTATACTGTAAGGCCTTATTCTTACATTTTCTTCCTTTAAATAGCCCTCCAAAAATGAGTTTATCGCCTTTGATGGCGATTTCTGCTGCGTTATTACACCGTAGGCACCTGGCTCACCATAGACAAGGTGTATTTCATCTGCTATCTTATCAAGTATTGCAAGATCGTGCTCAACAATCATTACAATCTTGCTTTCTGATAGCCTTTTTACTATGTTTGAAACCCTGAGCCTCTCACCTATGTCAAGATATGACGTCATCTCATCAAAGAGATATATATCGCCGTCCTTCATTAATGACCTTGCTATTGCCAGCTTTTGCAGCTCACCGCCTGAAAGATCCCTAACATCATGGTCAAGATAGTTCTCCATTGCCAGCTCTGAAACGATTTCGTCCATGTTTCCATGGTTTGTTTCATTGAGTATGTCACGAACAGTGCCGGATACAACCCTTGGTATCATATCAACATACTGGCTTTTCAAGACAGCCTTTTTATTGCCATTATAAAGATCCTTAAAGTACTGGCCCATAACACTTTTTGAAAAGTATTCTATAACACCGTCCTTATCAGGCTTTTTATTGTAATTCCCAAAATTTGGTATTATTATTCCAGATAGTATATTTAATGTTGTTGTTTTCCCCAGGGCGTTCTGTCCAAGTATCGCCGATACCTTACCTTTTGAAAGCATCGGTATTGAGTAAAGCCGGAATGTATCAAGGCCGTATTGATGAAGTATCTTTTTATTTAATTCATCAGGTATTGTAACAATCTTTATCGCATTGAATGGGCATCGCCTGACACAGATGCCACAGCCTATGCACAGGTTTTCTGTTATAACAGGCTGTGCATCCACGTCTGGAAATTCTATTGTCTTTGATCCGCTCCTCACCGGCGGGCAGTAGTAACGACACTCATGATTGCATTTTTTAGGATGACACCTGTCACGGTCAAGAATGGCTATATGCATAATCTCTCCATTAAATGATCTTTAATTTAGTTTTCCAGTTTCCAGTATTCCTCCGGGATATCATTGTAAATATCATACTTTGATGAATCGTCATCTATTGTTTCACTAATGTCCATGTTTGCAAGCTCAATAACACGGTTTACATTAAGTATCCAGTAATGAATGCGCCATTCACGGCCATCAAAAAGTGTTGTTTCCTCGCGCTCTGTTTCAAGAATGCCAATATCCTCCATTGTATAAAATGCATCACGATCCTCGGGCTCAAGCATGTTGTCAATAACACGGGTTCCATAACCAAAAAAATTAATAATATGCTCTGCAGATGACTCCGCCTCCTCCTTGCTCATCTTCCGCTGCTGAAGGCTCAAACCCTTGCTTATTGCGGCTGATAGCTCGTCCATCCTAACATAATTCCTCTGGTTTTTCATATTACCATTGACCTGAAATACATTTTCCATTAACATCACCTATGTTAAACATACCTTATTACATCTCGTTTTATAAGGTTATTTAATTTAGTATAATATATATATTTTATATTGTATAAAAACTTTTTCTTAATTATAAAAAATATATATTATATATAGTATATATGGATAATATTTAAAATATTTATAAAGATGAACATTCATAATGAATAGTATTGATTCAGCTCTTGAAAATGCCGGGAATTCAAAGTTCCATTACAGGGTTGTTTTCATATCAGGTCTCGGTTTCTTTACGGATGCCTATGACCTTTTCATCATTGGTGTTGTTATAAATTTGCTGCCGCTGTCTGGATGGCATTTAAGCATACAGGAAAGGGCAATACTGGACTCAACGTCCCTGCTTGCAGCTGTTTTTGGTGCCCTGCTTTACGGCAGGCTCCTTGATTTTCTTGGAAGGAAGGCTGTTTACGGCAGCGAGATTATAATTCTTGTCATAGGAGCCATTGGTAGCGCCGTTGCAACGCCATATAATAATGTAATTGCACTGATAATATGGAGATTCCTACTTGGCTTTGGCATAGGCGGCGACTATTCGACAAGCTCGACAATAATGACGGAGTACTCAAACAGAAAATCCAGGGGAAGATTCATAGGCATGGTTTTTTCAATGCAGAGTATAGGTCTTGTTGCGGGCCCATTGATAACGATATTATTTTTAACATCAAGCATACCTGTTTATATTACATGGAGGGCACTGCTTTTCATAGGTGCAATACCGGCAATGCTTGTTATATACTTTAGAAGGACAATGCCTGAGCCACCAAGGTACACCGCAAGCGTCCGTGGTGATTTTAAAAGGGCATCTGAAAATCTTAAAAAGTTCGCCGGCATAGATTCAGAGGCAACAGGCAGAATTGTATCAATAAGATGGACACGGCTTTTCATGGATAAAAGGTTTTTTATAACGTTGATTGGAACCAGTGTTACATGGTTCCTTATGGACTGGGCCTTGTATGGAAATTCAATAATGTCAAATGAAATATTATCATATATTGTTCCTTCGTATATCACAGGTATACAAAGCATAATAAGAACTTCAGAGTACTCAGCAATGATCTTCGGTATTGCTGCCTTTCCCGGATACTGGGCTGCTGCATTTTTAATAGATAAAATTGGCAGAAGGTTAATACAGATACTTGGGTTTTCCATTATGGGGCTGTCATATATATTAATAGCGCTAACAGGCATAGCCTCTGCATCTTACATATCATATTTTCTTCTGGTCTATGGATTAAGCTACTTCTTCATAGAGTTTGGGCCGAACATGACAACCTTTGTTTATCCACCGGAGCTGTTTCCAATAACAACAAGGGGTCTTGGAACGGGAATATCAGCTGCAGGCGGTAAGATAGGGGCCTTTGCTGGAACATTAACCGATACCATAATACTGGCATTTTACAATGTAAATTATTTAATGATTATACTTGCATTCCTTTCATTTGCGGGTGCTGTAATAACCTTTGCACTGCTTCCTGAAACAAAGAGAAAACCGCTTAGCGAGACCTCTGGTGAGAGAAGATATTCAATTGCAAAATAGAATTAATTTGATGTTGCACTTATATTTGGTATTCTTTTAAATGTTATAAAGGTCAATGCCATCAGGATTATTATCAATGGTGCTATGTAAATAAACAATGTTCTAAAGCCAATGTACTTTATTATAAATCCACCAAGCACAGGCATTACTATTCCTATCGACATCATAACGGAGAAAAAATAGCTGTTTGCAAGATTTCTTGATGATTCATCGAATGACCTGCTTATCGATATTATTGATGTAGGATATGTAACACCGTGCGGAATTCCAAGTATAATATATGCAATTAAATAAATAATGAGATCACTGCTTAAGAATATTAGAATTGATCCCATGAAGGTTATCATCATGGCTGTTCCAAGATAGTGCCATAGATTGCTTGGTGGCCTAAATGACATGTACAGCCTTGATGCAAAGGAAAATAAAAAGAATAATGCGAAGATTGCGTTTGCAACTGAAAGCGAAACGTGAAGATCTGACCTTGCAAAGATACCGCCAAAAGCAGTAAGCAGTGCAAATATTATATTATATGATAGTATTCCAAAGACAGCTGCCATGAATCCCGGATTTGAAAAGACCCTTGTGCTAACATTTGATCTTTTCTCATCGGGGAACTTTAAAAATGGTGATAAAACCGTTGATGCAATGCCAAACGGTATAAAAAAGAAGAATGCATCGCCTATTGGAAAGTATTTTAATATATATGATGCTATTGACGGCCCGAGTATTAAACTAATGCTTAATGATATTGTGTAAATACCAAGAACCCTTTCACGTGTTCTCCTGTCAGGAAACAGGCTTGCTGCAGTTATTATGTTTGGCATTATCAGCCCGAATGAAAAGCCAGAGATTAATATAACAGGCCATATCGTTAAATAGCTTGAAAAATGTATCAGGGCAAGCATTATTGTGTAACCTATGTTTGCTGATATAAATAGATACCTCCTTGTATGCGTGCCTGCCCTTGAATTTATAAATGCTGTTGTGAAAAACGTTCCAAAGGCAAGAACGGATTCCAGAAGTCCAACCTGAAACTGGCTGAAATTTAATACGTATCTTCCAAACAGGGATATATCCGTCATTATCATATTGTTTGATGACCTTACAGAAATGGTTATAACAAGTATTATCGAGATTGCATAAACAAAGCTGCTGTAAATAGATAACCTTGATCTATCCATGTTAATAGATAAATTATTTATCTATAAATAGTTTCTTTAAAAGCGTTAAAATTAAAAACGTTAAAAAGCTTATCTTTCATGACGTTTTACACGGATCCGGACGATGATAGATATATACTTTTTTATCATATAAACGGCGA from Picrophilus oshimae DSM 9789 includes:
- the pyrG gene encoding glutamine hydrolyzing CTP synthase, giving the protein MHYIVITGGVISGLGKGTITSSLSYLLKNSGFKVTNIKIDPYINYDAGTMNPYQHGEVFVLDDGSEVDLDLGNYERFLDTDLTGNNNITTGKIYKSVIERERHGDYLGKTVQIIPHITNEIKERIKKASSGYDIALIEVGGTVGDIESMPFIEAVRQLRSTDDVIYSHVTLVPEINGEQKTKPTQHSVKELRSLGISPDILFCRSEKPLGKDVIEKISLFTDVPASGIISMYNVKNVYMIPEIMMRQGILEYIKKRTGTSNHNLDYTWRNFVENIKNPAESVDIAIVGKYIELQDAYISHKEAFSHVTGNTGISVNIHWVDADKLLNSTHDLKNVDGILVPGGFGYRGVEGKIIAARYARENRIPYLGICLGFQVSVIEISRSLLGLKGANSTEFDNNTDYPVIDILPEQSNISDLGGTMRLGSKKVLIKDGTLAKNIYKSDIIYERHRHRYEVNPDYIERLEDSGVIFSGTDDEKIRMEILELSDRDNYIATQYHAEFKSRPLNPSKVHMHLVLKALEYRRNIYERNTSGISR
- a CDS encoding SCP2 sterol-binding domain-containing protein, with the protein product MKETLQELVDKANNKIKDDPKYADKLKNVNKTITITFDDKETYHFKVENGHITNPEEGKVPADIEVSVSSENFKKILNKEMNAMDAYLNKKIIIKSSLMDKLLLSDLLK
- a CDS encoding DNA polymerase II large subunit, with protein sequence MIDHSLFDYNERLRKETYECYEIAKKARAMGLDVSDEVEIPIANDMAERVEELIHISGIAGEIRELSKSMSREELSLHISKKVASLLKDNRVEALDKAVRVGLAILTEGILVAPLEGIKDVKINKNDDGTEYVSIVYSGPIRSAGGTAQALSVLIADIVRRELNIGSFSPTDDEIERYIEEVEAYNRLKHLQYMPTPDEIRLVLKNSPVMIDGEGSEEEEVSGHRDMKRITTNRIRGGMCLVLCEGLIQKAKKVLKYTNVMHLNEWNILENIGKNKSDEKTENKSEKYLKDIIAGRPVFGYPNRPGGFRLRYGRSRISGLAAASINPVTMKVLNDFIAIGSQIKVELPGKAAAITPCDSINGPMVLTRSGDHIKVKSIEQAEKIKNDIERITDLGEILIAYGDFLENNRNLDLSPFTREWWEYYLNDELSIYKSRDPDQFDAVNISRKYKIPMFPGYDYFWHDITMEELNLLINAIANGIINDDSMMLDASVSEILIKLGIEFKKHNNKLILHEYYPLIVSCGFDLINEKIVKVSDERKNDVLGTVNALSGIEIKPRAPVRVGARLGRPEKAGDRKMKPKVHGLFPLMNYGGSTRSIINAARSGSIMDIELGARICRVCGTETPFVRCPKCGMPTEDSDSEKKFKIDISKALDDAALRVSTDIGTIKELKGVKKLMSRRSVIEPLEKAILRAKHGISINKDGTCRYDMSDIPITHFKYNEISLTRQRLMELGYSDSDINEIYPQDIIIPRDAASYLLNVSKFIDDLLVNYYGLGPYYMCNSEDDLIGHLVIGLAPHTSGGIVGRIIGFSDVNGCYAHPFFHAAKRRNCDGDEDSIMLLLDGLLNFSKKYLPSTTGGLMDAPLVLTLILDPEEIDKEALNVDTLQRYPLDFYIATEKNAPPASIENMMKTMKVLIRDGRYTGISYSFDTGDISSGTRLSAYKTIGSMEEKIEKQLGLARILRSVDENDVAARVLSSHFLPDIYGNFRSFFTQEFRCTKCNAKYRRVPLSGRCLRCGSSNIILTIHHGSIVKYLNETKKVMNEYKLPDYLVFRINRLLEQIESTFDIENGNDTTLDALIENE
- a CDS encoding transcriptional regulator — encoded protein: MDYRHDLIIKLYDALIKNGFNVSEPDLYGLVTFDLICRRNDEKYIIKVLYNIDTFSRLSISSLMAMASVTKSSIIVIGEKSGSGRLEDGILYYRHHIPIMSFKTFIDYINGESPYIYSAPGGYYVSIDGDKMRRIRELKGYSVGYLSSKLGISRRSISLYESGSSATIDIYLKLEETLGEDLTKDIDIRNEKYDYNIKDDIKDVFIRETFQMLSALGYSYEYIKKSPFDGFSYDPETMFMLGIFNNYMENERIISIKKISQVLNNIPLIIQKEYTEKENIYGCPVVSISELRSMGSMSAFKKLIEKRYSYD
- a CDS encoding ribosome biogenesis/translation initiation ATPase RLI, which gives rise to MHIAILDRDRCHPKKCNHECRYYCPPVRSGSKTIEFPDVDAQPVITENLCIGCGICVRRCPFNAIKIVTIPDELNKKILHQYGLDTFRLYSIPMLSKGKVSAILGQNALGKTTTLNILSGIIIPNFGNYNKKPDKDGVIEYFSKSVMGQYFKDLYNGNKKAVLKSQYVDMIPRVVSGTVRDILNETNHGNMDEIVSELAMENYLDHDVRDLSGGELQKLAIARSLMKDGDIYLFDEMTSYLDIGERLRVSNIVKRLSESKIVMIVEHDLAILDKIADEIHLVYGEPGAYGVITQQKSPSKAINSFLEGYLKEENVRIRPYSIEFSVKSSKRTNVSVQASSWESLYKRYKTFELRINPGFINREEIIGILGENALGKTTFVKMLAGVVTPDNGSVNKQVKVAYKPQYISSDYDGTVYEMLSNTLKERLSDPFIINEIMFPLNIEELHEKNVSDLSGGELQRLSIALTLSLDADLYLIDEPSAHLDASYRINVAKIIRRAIENSKKSAIVVDHDIYLIDLISDALIVFKGSPGRSGESFGPMDMRSGMNLFLKDIGVTFRRDEITKRPRINKTDSALDREQKEKGEYYYI
- a CDS encoding DUF6015 family protein; its protein translation is MENVFQVNGNMKNQRNYVRMDELSAAISKGLSLQQRKMSKEEAESSAEHIINFFGYGTRVIDNMLEPEDRDAFYTMEDIGILETEREETTLFDGREWRIHYWILNVNRVIELANMDISETIDDDSSKYDIYNDIPEEYWKLEN
- a CDS encoding MFS transporter; its protein translation is MNSIDSALENAGNSKFHYRVVFISGLGFFTDAYDLFIIGVVINLLPLSGWHLSIQERAILDSTSLLAAVFGALLYGRLLDFLGRKAVYGSEIIILVIGAIGSAVATPYNNVIALIIWRFLLGFGIGGDYSTSSTIMTEYSNRKSRGRFIGMVFSMQSIGLVAGPLITILFLTSSIPVYITWRALLFIGAIPAMLVIYFRRTMPEPPRYTASVRGDFKRASENLKKFAGIDSEATGRIVSIRWTRLFMDKRFFITLIGTSVTWFLMDWALYGNSIMSNEILSYIVPSYITGIQSIIRTSEYSAMIFGIAAFPGYWAAAFLIDKIGRRLIQILGFSIMGLSYILIALTGIASASYISYFLLVYGLSYFFIEFGPNMTTFVYPPELFPITTRGLGTGISAAGGKIGAFAGTLTDTIILAFYNVNYLMIILAFLSFAGAVITFALLPETKRKPLSETSGERRYSIAK
- a CDS encoding MFS transporter, with product MDRSRLSIYSSFVYAISIILVITISVRSSNNMIMTDISLFGRYVLNFSQFQVGLLESVLAFGTFFTTAFINSRAGTHTRRYLFISANIGYTIMLALIHFSSYLTIWPVILISGFSFGLIMPNIITAASLFPDRRTRERVLGIYTISLSISLILGPSIASYILKYFPIGDAFFFFIPFGIASTVLSPFLKFPDEKRSNVSTRVFSNPGFMAAVFGILSYNIIFALLTAFGGIFARSDLHVSLSVANAIFALFFLFSFASRLYMSFRPPSNLWHYLGTAMMITFMGSILIFLSSDLIIYLIAYIILGIPHGVTYPTSIISISRSFDESSRNLANSYFFSVMMSIGIVMPVLGGFIIKYIGFRTLFIYIAPLIIILMALTFITFKRIPNISATSN